DNA from Capillibacterium thermochitinicola:
TCGAATTGACCGAAATACGCGGAATACTTTTAAAATGTTTCGTCATTGACGCCAAGTCGCTTAAATTAGGGTTTCCTGAAAAAGTCGCAAACCCTTATAAAATCTAAGAAAGCGCCGATTTTACGACAGGGGAAATGCACGGAAAACGAGAAATATTCTCTCAAATCCTTGCCTTTAGGAGTGACTGCTACGTACCGCAAAAAAGAACGACAACTCCCCTTGGAAAATTTTTATTTTCCATTTGGAGGAAAGCTTGACCTGAAAACCGCTGGGTGAAGTTGGCGAAGCTTATCCCTTGGGACGTCATTGAAGACAAATATGCTTCCTTATTTGACAAGAAGAACATGGGTGCTCCCGCTAAACCTGTCCGTATGGCTCTTGGTGCTTTGATTATTAAGGAAAAGGGCGGGTTCTCAGATGAAGAGGTCGGAGAACAGATTAAGGAAAACCCGTACCTTCAATATTTTATCGGATTAACCGAATTTCAAAAGGATGCCCCTTTCGATCCTTCAATGATGGTCCATTTCCGGAAACGCTTCAATGCGCAAATTATGAAAGAAATCAATGAACTAATCTGTTTGGGTCAGGAACATAATCCTTTGTCGGTGGGCCTTACTGGCGTTGTCAGAGTTCCGGGGGTTACTTTATTTTTTAAAGCCAAGAATTAAAAGGCGAGGAACCTACAAGAACAAGTATACAAAAAGTCTGCCCTGCCAGCGCCCGCCTTTGTGTTGACAATAACTGCGCGAAAAAGTAAGATATTACATAGTAATCTTAGACAGTCTGGATAGTGGCCTTAAATGTCTAGGTGCAATAAAAAACCCGGCTCCTCGGAACCGGGAAATCTTTGCCCAAAATGGCGCGTCTGGCAGGATTCGAACCTGCGGCCTACGGATTAGAAGTCCGTTGCTCTATCCTGCTGAGCTACAGACGCAAATCATTAATTATAATACCATATTCGTTGGGAAAGTACAATCCTAAATTCGAAGAGTTCTTTTCCCGAGGTGCTTTTGGGGCAGGATAAAAGCATAGTGATAAGTGATAATTTGCAGATAAAAAGGAGGATGGTCATGGAAACAGTCCGCGTAGAACTGAACGGTGAAACGAAAGTTGTGCCGAAAGGAACGACCGTGCAGGAGATTTTGGGTGCGTGGCCCGGGCAAAGTCATCCTCAAATTATGGCGGCGATGGTCGGTAAGGATCTCCGGGAGCTTTCCTACCGGGTGACTGAGGATACAGTGGTGAAGCCGGTTGATCTTACCCATGCGGACGGGGTCCGGATCTACAGCCGCAGCCTGATCATGGTGATGATCCGGGCGGCGAAGGAAGTCTTCCCCGGCTGTCAGGTGCGGATCATGTACTCTTTAAGCAAGGGCTTGTACGGCGAACTCTATATTGGACGGCCGGTGATGGAGAAAGATCTCCGGCTGGTGGAAGAGCGGATGCGGGCGATCATTGCCGCCGACGAAAAAATCGAGAAGCAGAAGATGCCATTGGAAGAGGCGATCCGGCTCTTCAAAGCCGAGGGCTTGACCGATAAAGCTCAGCTTTTGTCTTACAAGCAAACGCAGGAAGTCTCCATTTACCGCTGTGGCGACTATTATGACTATTATTACGGATACATGTTGCCGAGCACCGGTTTTTTAAAGGAGTTTGAGTTGTTGTTTCACCTGCCCGGCTTTCTTTTGCGTTATCCGTCCCAAACTTCGCCGGAGAAGGTCCCGCCCTATGTGGAGCAACGCAAACTGTCCCAGATCTTTTATGAATACGAAAAATGGGGCGAGGTATTGGAAGTCAATGACATCGGGTCATTGAACCGGATGATCGAGGCGGGAAAGGGGCATGAACTGATCCGGCTGGCCGAAGCGCTGCAGGAAAAGAAGATTGCCCACATCGCCGACGAAATTACCCGCGACCGGGAAAGGATCCGTCTGGTGATGATTGCCGGCCCCTCTTCGTCGGGGAAGACCACTTTTACCCAGCGGTTGGCGATTCAGCTCCGGGTCAACGGAGTCCGGCCGGTCTCGCTTTCCTTGGATGATTATTTTGTCAGCCGGAACCGGACTCCCCGCAATGAAAAGGGTGAACCCGACTTTGAAGCTTTGGAAGCGATCGATCTGGATCTCTTCAACGAACAACTGGCCGATTTGATTATGGGGAAAAAGGTTGAGATTCCCAGGTTCAATTTTATGAAGGGAGAGCGCGAATACCGGGGGGAAGTTCTTCAGATCAAACCGGACCAACCGATCCTGATCGAGGGGATCCACGGACTGAACGAAAAACTGACCCAGTCGGTACCGAAGGACCGCAAGTTCAAGGTTTATATCAGCGCTTTGACCCAGTTGAACATGGATAACCATAACCGGATCCCCACCACCGACAACCGTCTAATCCGCCGGATCGTCCGGGACAGCCAGTTCCGCGGTCACGATGCCCTGATGACTTTACGCCTCTGGCCGGCGGTCCGCCAGGGGGAAGAGAAGAATATTTTCCCCTTCCAGGAGGAAGCCGATATCATGTTTAACTCCGCCCTCATCTACGAACTGGCTATTTTGAAAAAGTATGTGGAGCCCCTCCTACAGGCGATCCCGCCGGAGGTGTCGGAGTATGCCGAAGCAAAGCGGCTCTTGAAATTCACCGCCTATTTCCTGCCGCTGGATGAGACGGAGGTCCCGTCCAATTCAATCCTGCGCGAGTTTATCGGTGGCAGTTGCTTTGTCTAAGCGGGGATGCCTTTTAATGCCTTGTTTCTTGACTTCTTCCTTCCGGTAGTGCTAGAATAAAAAGAATAAACACGGGGAAAACCGCTTTTTAGATGGCTACGGACTTGAAGCGTTTTTGAGGAGGAATAGGATGCTCGCCAGGGAATATTTCGAACGGGATTTGACCATCAACTCCTCAGGTCATTTGGAGATCGGCGGGTGTGATGTGGTTGAACTTGCCAAAGCGTTTGGGACACCGCTCTACGTTTTGGACGAAGCAAAGATCCGGGCGAATTGCCGGGCCTACCACGAGGCTTTGAAGGGCGTTTACCCGAATTATGAGTTGGTTTACGCTGGAAAAGCCTTCTTGACCCAGGCCATGTGCGGCTTGGTCTATCAGGAAGGTTTTGGCCTGGATGTGGTCTCCGGCGGGGAACTTTATACCGCCTTGCGGGCAGGTTTCCCGGCGGAGAATATTAATTTTCACGGGAATAACAAGTCCCGGGCGGAGCTGGTGATGGCCCTGAAAAACGGGGTTGGCCGGATTATGGTCGACAACCTGATGGAACTGGAGACCTTAATCCAGCTGGCGATGGAGACGAAGACCCAACCGCGGGTCGTCTTCCGTTTAAAACCCGGAGTTACCGCCCATACCCATACCTATACCCAGACGGGACAGGAAGATTCCAAGTTCGGGATGGGGCTCAACGACGGCGTTGCTTTGAAGGCGGTCAAGATCGCGCTTGCTTCTCCCCAGATTAAGCTGTTGGGTTTTCATTGCCACATCGGATCGCAGATTTTTGAGGTTGAGCCGTTTAAGGCCGCAATTGATGTGTTGACGGCTTTTATGGCGGAGGCCCGGACTCAAACCGGTTTTGTTGCCGAAGTCCTGGATCTGGGCGGCGGGATTGGGATCGCCCATAATAAGCAGGAAAAACCCCGTGCCCTGCTGGAGATCGTGAGCAAAATCGGCCGCTATGCCCGGGAACGTTTAACCGCATTACAATATCCTCTT
Protein-coding regions in this window:
- a CDS encoding nucleoside kinase — translated: METVRVELNGETKVVPKGTTVQEILGAWPGQSHPQIMAAMVGKDLRELSYRVTEDTVVKPVDLTHADGVRIYSRSLIMVMIRAAKEVFPGCQVRIMYSLSKGLYGELYIGRPVMEKDLRLVEERMRAIIAADEKIEKQKMPLEEAIRLFKAEGLTDKAQLLSYKQTQEVSIYRCGDYYDYYYGYMLPSTGFLKEFELLFHLPGFLLRYPSQTSPEKVPPYVEQRKLSQIFYEYEKWGEVLEVNDIGSLNRMIEAGKGHELIRLAEALQEKKIAHIADEITRDRERIRLVMIAGPSSSGKTTFTQRLAIQLRVNGVRPVSLSLDDYFVSRNRTPRNEKGEPDFEALEAIDLDLFNEQLADLIMGKKVEIPRFNFMKGEREYRGEVLQIKPDQPILIEGIHGLNEKLTQSVPKDRKFKVYISALTQLNMDNHNRIPTTDNRLIRRIVRDSQFRGHDALMTLRLWPAVRQGEEKNIFPFQEEADIMFNSALIYELAILKKYVEPLLQAIPPEVSEYAEAKRLLKFTAYFLPLDETEVPSNSILREFIGGSCFV
- the lysA gene encoding diaminopimelate decarboxylase — translated: MLAREYFERDLTINSSGHLEIGGCDVVELAKAFGTPLYVLDEAKIRANCRAYHEALKGVYPNYELVYAGKAFLTQAMCGLVYQEGFGLDVVSGGELYTALRAGFPAENINFHGNNKSRAELVMALKNGVGRIMVDNLMELETLIQLAMETKTQPRVVFRLKPGVTAHTHTYTQTGQEDSKFGMGLNDGVALKAVKIALASPQIKLLGFHCHIGSQIFEVEPFKAAIDVLTAFMAEARTQTGFVAEVLDLGGGIGIAHNKQEKPRALLEIVSKIGRYARERLTALQYPLPLLVLEPGRSIVGSAGTTIYTVGNIKRIPGVRTYLAVDGGMTDNPRVALYQAVYEGALANKMNEPLTEVVTVTGKCCESGDMLIWDLPLATPEPGDLLAVFDTGAYNYSMASNYNRLPRPAVVLVAEGEAELIVRRETYEQLIQNDLIPERLKVKSEVEPIAK